A segment of the Asinibacterium sp. OR53 genome:
GCATAAGGACTCAACATGTTTGCAGTATCCGTCTTACGCAACAGGTTCAATACCATTGAAGCTGTATCGGAATACTTCACAAATTGGCCACTCTTTGCGTAACCACTCAACATATTCGATGTATCACTGATCTTCAATCGGTTCGTCAACATAGAAGAGGTGTCACTCTTACGTAAGAGATTCAATACCATAGAGGCTGTATCGGAGTACTTTACCAACTGACCGCTCTTCGCGTAACCACTCAGCATATTCGAAGTATCGCTGATTTTTAGCCGGTTTGATAGCATTGAAGCTGTGTCGCTGTACTTCACTCCAGACGAGCTGCGCAAATAAGGTGACAACATCGTTGTTGTATCGCTGTATTTGGCTAACCTGCTGAATAAAGAAGTACTGTCTGATAAAAACATGATGTCCGAAGACGCTATCTTCCTTAAAGCCCCGTTTAAGGTGGTTACAAATGAATCTGATTTAGCACCATTAGGAAGTGTAAGATTATTCAAGGTATTCATAGAAGTCGGCTGCCAACTCTGACTTGCATCGTTCCACATCAGTACCTGGCTGTTGGCAGGGATGCCGGCGGAGATATTTTTACCCATCAATTTATTGGCATTCCACAATGCAACCTTATTTGCAGCAGCAATGGTAATATTACTACCCGTTTGTGATAAAGTAATGGTATTAGTGGTATCTCCTGCAATGGTAATGCTTCCTATTTTCCCATTGATAGCAGTCACACCCCGATTAGTTAAACCAAACGCCTGCCAAATACCAGCCTGACAAGCATAGAATTGATGATCAGCATTACTATAGATCAACATACCATCTACACGATTGGCAATGGCCGAGGTATCCGATACCCTGGAGAGCAGCAACGCCTTGTCCGTGGCTTCTATTTGCAGTGCAACACTGTTATTCAGGAAAGCATAAGTGCCTATGGTAATGCCTCCAGCCTGGAGAATATTGAACCCTCGCATGCGCAAGGTATCCGTAGCAGTATGATTGCCCAGGTTATCACCAAAAGTTTGGGCCCGGGATGTTGTTGCTGTGAACGTAAAAGCCAGCAAGCATATGAAGCCGGCAATTTTGTGTAAATTTCTTCTCATAACATTATCTTTTAATCCAACCAATTCATCCTATTCTACACGATCTCTTATCTTATCTTTTATTTTATAACAACGATCTTATACTGACTACCCAATACCGATACCACATTATTCGTATAATTGGCCAATCGCACCGCTACTGTATCGGGATTACTTACCCATGAACTGTAAATCGACCAATTCGTGTAATCGTCATCTGGCGTTACAACAATGGGGTCTCCTTTTTTTACTCCCGGAACAAACACTTTTACCATTCCTGTAGTATTGGGTTGAATCATAACCGATTGACCAAATGTTGAAGTGACTGTAAGCCGGACGTCGGAGATATGGGTCACATTGACTTTTGCAGCCTGCGGTACAGCCCAATTTACCTGCCCTGTGCTATCCGTAACAAGGAATGAATTCGCGGGACCGGCCTTTATATTTGTATTGACATTAGTTACACTGGCATTGCCCGCATACAATGCATAAGGGGCACTCCACAATTGCATCGTTCCCATGTCTACATAGTTGTCTTTTGCAACCCACCACGATGCCGGTATAGAAGGGGCTACTGCAATTTTCAGGTTGAAGAAAAAAGGTCCGCTCGCCCAGGGAATGGTAGACAGGCTTTGGTTAAGGCTTGTGGGGGGTTTGGTTCCCTGGCCGATGATGATCTCGAATACACCATCGTTATTTGATTGTACCTGGTGTGTTTCTTCCAGCACCGTTGTACCGCCTACTGCTGCCGTTTGTATGATTGCACATTGCACATATACCGTCCGGTTGCGGGCCGGGTTGCCTATGTTGTCTTTGGCAACAAATTGATAAGGGATACCCGCAGGAGGCTGTGCTACAGCTATATCTTTTATACAAGCAAACGCAAGCACAACGAGTATTTTGATGAACTTTGTTTTCATATACAGTATTTTAGATAATTCGTTAGGTTAACTTTTTTTACATTTTTACAGGATATTAATTTAAAAAGGTTCTTCATGGGTTTAGTTTTTAATAGTCCTTCATAGGATAGGACTTCCGGTCTTTCATGGTTTAGTTTTTAATAGTTTTTCATAGGATAGGACTTTGGTCTTTCACAGGATATGGATTTTAATGGTCTTTCTCAGGACACTGCGCATTGATGCGCTTCAATAGACAATAGTATCTTCAACCAGTTGCCTGGTAATAATTTTATAACCTGATCAGTTTCAGATTATACTGCTGGCGTATCAATTCCACGTTAACCATATAAGTGCCGGAAGTATAATTACTGAGATCAAATGTCCATCCGGTAGCCATCGCCGTCATAGGCACCACCTGCGACAACATAACCCTTCCGTCAAATGCAATCACCCGCACCATGCACGACAACCCCGCATCAAAATTTCCTTTGCATTTCAAAGTGCTCATTCCCCTGGTAGGATTGGGATATACCGAGAGCGACAGCGAGAATTCCGGTATGCCGGGTCCTACTGGAGGTATTTCCCTGCAGCTTGCATCGAAATGTCCATTACCGTTATTGGCAATATCCAAAACACCCAGACCGTTGGAAACTGTTAAACATTTTGTTTTGCTGTACACAAGAAGGGGACTGGCAACTCCCACAGAACCATTATTACCTCCACCGATAGAAGAAAAAGAACAAGAAGTAGACAGCTGTGCCATGCCTGCGGAGCAGACAAGCAGCAAAGCCATCAACAATTGTATTTTTCTTTTAAAACCCATAATAGACGATCCGTGTTGTTGTTCCGTTATTCGTAGTTTCTACATCCATCGTATTGGCATCGAGCTTATTGATGATCCATTCTGTTTTGATATCACCTGCCGTGTTATTGGTGATCACTTCAACCAATTGCGATACAGAAGTCAGCATCCATTTACCTGAGAACCCGTCAGAATCTGTAAAAATGCCTGTGTAAGCTTGTCCTGCTGTTTGAGTATACGTCTTGGTATACCGAAGTTGATTAGCCGTTAACTGCTGCAGCACCCTGTTCTGATATACTTCTTTGATACGCCATACCCGATTACCAACTTCGCCAGTGAGATACTTCACCAGCTGGTCTTCAGGTTTGATGCTATTCCCATCGTCCTTTGTACAACTGCCCAGCAGGAGTACACAGAAGAAGAGGAAAGAAGCAATGATTTTGCAAGATGCCGTCATGTTAGTTGATATCCAGATTTCAATAGGTCCATTGCTCAGGATCCAGATACACGCGTTTTTGAAAGGGATTGGATAGACGAATAGGATGGCTTTTGCCGGAGGAATTGGAGATGGATTTGGTTAAACAGAGGACAAAAAAGTAGACATATCAGTATCGCAGCGGATAATGATCAGTCACAAGATTACAATTGGATGTAATGGTTTAAAAAAAGGATTTTGGAAACTGGATTAATAGTCAGAGGGTAACGACTAGCCACGAAAACTGGCTTCATACTGAAGATTTCAGCAGGAATTGGATTAGTGGGGTTTGGTGATCCAAAATTACAGTTTCGGTTCTGATAATGTGTCTTTTATGAAGGTTTTTTTGCAAAAAAAAGCCCCCCAAAATGGGGGGCTTTCTAAACGCTTGCGCTCACTTTTTTTATACTTTAAAATGCGAGAATGCTTTATTGGCTTCTGCCATACGGTGGGTATCTTCTTTCTTCTTGAAAGCAGCACCTTCACCCTTGCTGGCAGCTACGATCTCATTGGCTAATTTATCTGCCATGGTGCGGCCATTCCTTTCGCGACTGTAACGGATCAACCATTTCATGCTCAAAGAGATCTTACGATCGGGACGAACCTCTGCAGGGATCTGGAATGTTGCACCACCGATCCTGCGGCTGCGTACTTCTACAGCAGGCGTTACATTGGCGATGGCTTTTTTCCATATCTCATATCCGTCTTCACCAGTCTGCTTGCTCACTTTATCCACTGCATCGTAAAAAATGTTGATGGCAGTGCTTTTCTTACCCTGCCACATCAGGTTATTGATGAAACGGGTAACCAGTTTATCATTGAAACGTCCATCAGGAGCGAGGGGTAATTTTTTAGCTTGTGCTTTACGCATGACGTATAGTAATTAACGATTAATTGGAATTATTTTTTTGCCTTTTCTTTCTTCGTACCGTATTTAGAACGGCTCTTCTTACGATCTTTCACACCAGCAGTATCCAGGCTTCCGCGAACGATGTGGTAACGTACACCCGGTAAGTCTTTCACACGACCACCACGGATCAATACGATCGAGTGCTCCTGCAGGTTATGCCCTTCACCAGGGATATAAGCGATCACCTCCACCTTATTGGTCAAACGCACTTTCGCTACTTTACGCAAGGCTGAGTTCGGTTTTTTGGGGGTAGTGGTATATACCCTGGTACAAACCCCGCGACGCTGGGGGCATGCATCCAAAGCCCTTGATTTACTCTTAGCCCTGATAATTTCGCGGCCTTTTCTAACTAATTGCTGTATTGTAGGCATTCTGAACCATTTAAATTTTGGGACGGCAAAGGTAACAGTTGAAACCGAAAATCCAAAAAGTTTTCACAAGTTTCTGGTTTTTTGTCTACTCCGTTCCTGCCGGAGCATCCGCACCTATTTTAGCCTGTTGCCCACTTCCGGGCCGTTTTAAAGACCCAAAAATAAACACTATGAAGCGTTTTACCATGCATCAATTGCTTTATGGCCTGCTCCTACCCCTGGTTTCCGTCGCCCAGCCGCCGGTTCAGGCACCGCTTTCTTATACCCTTGCCGGCCAGGTATACCGCCAGGATTTTGATGGTCTGCCCCTCTCCGGTACGATACTATTTCCCGGCGGTAAAGGGCCTTTTGCCCTGGCTAATTCCCCGGTCAACGCAGCCGGGATGGAAGGCTGGTTCATGCTTCAAACAGGCAGCAGCAGCGCCAATGCCCAATTGCTAACCGGAACCGGATCGGGTACGGCAAGCGGAGCCTATAGTTTTGGAGCTTCCAAAAACACCAACCGGTCCCTGGGTTCCCTCGCATCTGGAAGCGGGGTATATGCATTCGGATTGCTCCTCAGCAACCAGACAGGCATTACGCTCGACAGCTGTACCCTTTCCTTTACCGTTGAACAGTGGCGCAAAGGCGGCTCCGGAAATCGTAATACCTACACTTTCAACTACGCTACAGGTAACCTGTCACCTCCTTTTTCATCGGCCCTTACAGCCGTTCCCGCATTGAACCTGCAATCTGTCGTGTATACCACAGGGGCTTCGGCTCTCAATGGGAAGTTACCTGCGAACCAATACCTCATCCGGCACACCATTCGCAATATCCACTGGAAACCCGGCGAACAACTGTTGCTCCGTTGGGATGATCATGACGAGCCGGGTAACGATGACGCCCTGGCCATTGATGATTTCTCTTTTGCTGCCTTCGTTACGGCGCCTGTATTTGTAGAAGATTGTACCGTCTCGCCCGTTCGTGAAAATACGATTGAAGCCAATCAACGGATCTGTGCAGGGAGCAAGCCTTCGGCGCTCGTTGGCTCGATTATCTCAAGTGAACAATCCCCCATCGCTTATGCATGGGAATACACTACGGTCTCTGCATCGAACGGCTTCCTGCCTGCACCCGGCATCAACAACCTGCCCCATTACGCACCACCCGTCATTGAAACCAATACCTGGTTCAGGCGAAAATTCACAATGGGCGCTTGTTCATCCTATTCTGCGCCTGTATCCGTCACGGCAATGAAAGAAGGCTTATGGCTGGGTAATATCAATCGCGACTGGAACAATGCCAACAACTGGTGCGGAGCAAATATCCCCGGTAGCAGCACTGATGTGTTCATTCCTGCTTCCTCACCATATTCCCCGCAGATCACCAGTTCAGCATCCTGCAATCACCTCACACTCTCAGATCAATCGGCTTTGCAGATCAGCGGCGTATTACAATGCAGTGGCTCCATTAACGCCCCTACTCAAAGCATCGATGCTACCAATGGCAGTATCGAACTGAACGGCCTCCAACCGCAGGCGCTCTCTTCAACTGCATTGTTGCAGCATACCATTCACCACCTCACCATCAACAATAACAAAGTGTATTTGAAAGATTCATTGAATGTTTCCGGTATGCTCAGTTGTCGCAAAGGAATGCTTGAAACCAATGGATGGCTTGTATTGAAGGAAGGTAGCAGGATCGGCCCTGTTGCCGCAGAGAGCGGCATCAACGGCATTGTTCATGTGGAATATCGTCTTCCCGATAGTGGTATACACCTGCTGGCACATCCTTTCTCAACGGCGCTGGATACAAAATTGTTAACAGAGCTTTCCAACATTGCATCTTTTTCTTTTTTCGATGAAAACGCCGGGTACTTATCATTTGACAAAGCAGCCGCCTGGACATCTTTTGACAGCAGCGCGAACATGCCGGAACCCAGATGGGAAAAGCACCAGGGGCTTCGCATGCAAATCAAAGGACCTCCAACCATCATTGTTCTATCTGGCCGCATAAACCAGGGCAGTCAGGAAATCTTTCTTCCACCAGATCAATACACAGGCTACCGGCTTGTTGTGAACCCCTATCCATGCCCGGTTGATATGCTGCATAGTTCCCCAAGCAACAACATCGCTCCTTATTTCTGGATATGGGATAGCCAGCAAGGTCTGCATGGCGGTTATACTTCAATTCCTTTTAAAAGTCATTTTATGATGCCCGCTTTCGCTTCTTTTTTTATCAAAACTTATGCGTTTACTGAAAACCATCTCCTGTTCACAGAGCAGGCAAAACTAACGGGTGAACCTTCCAATGGATTCATGGAGACCGCCGATGATCCTTATCATCTTGAATTGAGATTGGAAAGTGATGGTCGATTCTGGGATAGGATATTGCTCTTTCATATCGACAGTGCACGTGATGCAACCGATCCGCTGGATGCAGAAAAGATCATGAACCCCGACATCAGTTTTTATAGTTTCAGTACCGATAAAAATGCATTGTCTGCCGATGCGCGGCCTTTTCATAAAAAAACAGTGGTTCCATTGGGTATCCGTTCCAATGTATCCGGACTCTTCCGCATACGAACAGCCAGAAAATTTTTACCTGAAAAACTGGTTTTATACCTGCACGATAAATTGCTCGACCGGTGGATGCAACTGGAAAAAGACAGCAGTTATTATTTCAGGCTAAGCCATGATACATTGAATGGATCAACTGATCGCTTTGAGGTTACAGCTTTCAAAAAAGAGCTCGCAACCATTAGCATCCCTTCGAGGATCCGGTTGCTGGCCGGACCTGTTCCCGCCAATGACCGGCTTTTCGTTGATTTCAAAGCCATTCAACCTGGCAACTGTTCGCTGCATTTGTTTTCCCTGCAAGGGCAACAGGTAAGATCATTCATGTTAGGTTTTCGCCAGGAAGGTCGTTTTACCATTTCACTGGCAGGCATGCCCAAAGGGCTGTATATACTTGAATTAAAATGCGGTAGTGATACAGTCGTTAAAAAAGTTATGATCGGAGATGCATTATAAAAATTTGCACGTCATCCCTCGACTCGCTATGCTCGCTCGGGATGACGCACAACACAAGACATTAAATCTTAAACATCCAGTTGTGTGTATCAGCTATGCGGCAATCCCTGATGTCATTGAGCAGGTTCCTGATAGCAGGCGCCACTTTCCATTTGTCCAGATCGAACTGCATCACATGGTCTTTGTATTTCAATTCTTTGATGTAAGCAATAGTGGCTGCCGTTCCTGTTCCGAATACTTCCTGCAACTGGCCGGCTTTGTATGCCTCAATCAATTCATCGATGCTGATGCGGCGTTCTTCTACTTTGATACCTGATTCCTGTAACAATGTAGCAACGCTGTCTCTTGTAACACCTTTCAGGATCGTACCTTCTTCCAGTGAAGGTGTTACTGCTACCCCATTGATCAGGAAAAACACATTCATCATACCTACTTCCTGCAACCACTTGTGCTCGAAAGCATCGGTCCATAATACCTGGTCGTATCCTGATTTGTTGGCTTGCTTGGCTGCCATCATGCTACCGCCGTAGTTACCGGCATTTTTGGAGAAGCCCACACCACCGGGAGCAGCACGCGTGTACCTTTCTTCCACACTGATCTTCATGGGAGCGGCGAAATAAGGGCCGGTGGGACTGAGTATGATCAGGAACTTGTATGTTTCAGAAGGCCTCACTCCCAGCATAGAATCTGTTGCGATCATGAAAGGCCTGATGTATAAAGAGTGATCCTTTTTAGCGGGTATCCAGCTCTTATCCAGGTCTATCAACTGGCGCATGCCTTCTATGAAAATTTCTTCCGGCACAACCGGCATGCACATGCGTTCTGCTGAAAGATTGAATCGTTTAAAATTATCGTAAGGACGGAAGATGAAAGCTTCTCCTGCTTCGTTCCTGTATGCTTTAATGCCTTCGAAAATGGCTTGTCCGTAATGAAAAGCAGCCAGTGAAGGTTCGAACAGCAGCGGCTGATACGGTTTAATTTCTACATTCTTCCACTCTCCGTTTTCATAATCCGCCTCCAGCATGTGGTCGGTAAAGACACGACCAAACGGTAAATTTTCCAGGCTCATGCTTTTCAACCTGCTCGTTTCCACTTTCGTAACGTTTATCTCGGGTGCTGCTGTCATAGTTTCTATATTTGCTACAAAGAAACGAAAAAAATAAAAACTAACAATCGTTAATGGAGCAGCGGTTACCTGATTTTGTGCTGGCGGGACTGTATAAGAACAGCCTGGTGATTACTGAGGACGCTATTTCTCTTGCAAACACATTAACAAAAGATGGCACGTCTCCGGTAGAGAAACCCCTGCCTGCAGCACCCGCAGCTCTACCGAAACAATGGTACCTCGGCAATAATGGTAAACACATCGCCATCATTGTCAACGATGCCGGGGCCGTTTACCTGAACGATGAATCGCTGCAGTTCCTTTCCAGCATACTATCGGCCTGTAAATTGAACCTGGGCGACGTGGCCATCATCAACAGGCACCAGGAGCCCGTATTGTTTTCTTTCCTCAAAAGCCACCTGCAACCTGTGGTATTGCTGGCTTTTGATGTGAACCTGCAGCAGCTCCAATTACCTTTTACCATTCCGCATTACCAAGTGCAGCCATACGACCAGTGCCAGTTCCTGTCGGCCCCTTCCCTGCAAACCATGTTGGGCGAAAGCAAGGAAGCGAAGCTGGAAAAAACCAAACTCTGGCTCAGCCTGAAAAAGATATTCCAGCTATGATGCCTCCGATCATTTTTGCCACCAATAATCAAAACAAGGTGAATGAAGTCCGTTCTGTATTGGGAGAAGGTTTTGCTATCATCACATTGCAGGAAGCGGGTATCTACATCGATATCCCCGAACCGCACGATACCCTTGAAGCGAATGCAACGGAAAAATCGCAAACCATTCACCGGATGACAGGTAAAGATTGTTTCAGCGAAGACTCCGGATTGGAAGTATACGCACTGAACGGTGAACCGGGCGTGAAGAGCGCGCGTTATGCCGGTGAGAGCAGAAGCTTCCAGCAGAATATCGACAAGTTGTTATTGAATATGCAGGGCATCGATCAACGGAATGCCCGGTTTCGTACGGTGATCTCCCTCATTTTTCAAAGCAAGGAATACCAGTTTGAAGGTATCTGCGAAGGACGCATCATCGATGTGTGCAAGGGCGGGGAAGGTTTTGGGTATGATCCTATTTTCGTGCCGGATGGCGCCGAGAAAACCTTTGCAGAAATGAGCGTGGAAGAAAAGAATACATTCAGCCATCGCAAAAAAGCCGTCGCACAACTCATTGCATTTCTCAAAGAACACGCATCATGAACTGGATCAATCGGCACTGTTCCATATCCGCCAACTCTCTTCGGCTTGCAGCACCAGCATTTCCTCTCCGTTTTGAATGGTGGCGCCCATTGCTTTGCCCTTAGCAAGAAATTGGGTTTCTGCCGGGTTATAGACCAGGTCGTACAAGTGATGATCCGGTGTGAGGTATTGATAAGGGATAGCAGGATATTCTTCCGTTTTGGGGTACATACCCAGTGGCGTAGTGTTAATGACCAGGTGATGCGAAGAAAGCACCGATGCATCCAACTCATCATAACGCATGGTATCGTCTCCGGCCGTTCTCGATACAAACCGGTAATCGATATGCAGTTCCTTCAATACAAATTCTACTGCTGCCGAAGCGCCCCCCGTACCCAATATCAATGCATTGCGGTGATGAGGTTTCAGGAAAGGTTGCAATGATTGTTTGAAGCCCACCACATCGGTGTTATAACCGAACAATGATCCGTTGGTGATCTTAACGCAGTTACAAGCGCCCATTTGCTGTACGGCAGGTGTGTATCCTGATAGAAAAGCCAGTACCTGTTTTTTATACGGAATGGTAATATTGAATCCGCGCAGATCGCTGTGTTGTTTCAATACAGCATGCAGTTCTTCGATCCGGGGCAGGGAAAAATTTTCATAGACCGCATCGCGGATACCTTCCCGGCTGAACTTCCCGGTGAAATAATGCTGCGAGAAAGAATGTGACAGCGGGTATCCCAGCAAACCAAAGCGGCGCATAGTTATCAGGCTTTATCGAGGTAAAGTTCAAACGTATCTCCCCGCAATCCAACACGCATTGCTTCCAATGCGATCACTTCTTGCGGTGCGATATTTCCAAGGTTTACGTTGCAG
Coding sequences within it:
- a CDS encoding T9SS type A sorting domain-containing protein, with protein sequence MKRFTMHQLLYGLLLPLVSVAQPPVQAPLSYTLAGQVYRQDFDGLPLSGTILFPGGKGPFALANSPVNAAGMEGWFMLQTGSSSANAQLLTGTGSGTASGAYSFGASKNTNRSLGSLASGSGVYAFGLLLSNQTGITLDSCTLSFTVEQWRKGGSGNRNTYTFNYATGNLSPPFSSALTAVPALNLQSVVYTTGASALNGKLPANQYLIRHTIRNIHWKPGEQLLLRWDDHDEPGNDDALAIDDFSFAAFVTAPVFVEDCTVSPVRENTIEANQRICAGSKPSALVGSIISSEQSPIAYAWEYTTVSASNGFLPAPGINNLPHYAPPVIETNTWFRRKFTMGACSSYSAPVSVTAMKEGLWLGNINRDWNNANNWCGANIPGSSTDVFIPASSPYSPQITSSASCNHLTLSDQSALQISGVLQCSGSINAPTQSIDATNGSIELNGLQPQALSSTALLQHTIHHLTINNNKVYLKDSLNVSGMLSCRKGMLETNGWLVLKEGSRIGPVAAESGINGIVHVEYRLPDSGIHLLAHPFSTALDTKLLTELSNIASFSFFDENAGYLSFDKAAAWTSFDSSANMPEPRWEKHQGLRMQIKGPPTIIVLSGRINQGSQEIFLPPDQYTGYRLVVNPYPCPVDMLHSSPSNNIAPYFWIWDSQQGLHGGYTSIPFKSHFMMPAFASFFIKTYAFTENHLLFTEQAKLTGEPSNGFMETADDPYHLELRLESDGRFWDRILLFHIDSARDATDPLDAEKIMNPDISFYSFSTDKNALSADARPFHKKTVVPLGIRSNVSGLFRIRTARKFLPEKLVLYLHDKLLDRWMQLEKDSSYYFRLSHDTLNGSTDRFEVTAFKKELATISIPSRIRLLAGPVPANDRLFVDFKAIQPGNCSLHLFSLQGQQVRSFMLGFRQEGRFTISLAGMPKGLYILELKCGSDTVVKKVMIGDAL
- the rdgB gene encoding RdgB/HAM1 family non-canonical purine NTP pyrophosphatase; amino-acid sequence: MMPPIIFATNNQNKVNEVRSVLGEGFAIITLQEAGIYIDIPEPHDTLEANATEKSQTIHRMTGKDCFSEDSGLEVYALNGEPGVKSARYAGESRSFQQNIDKLLLNMQGIDQRNARFRTVISLIFQSKEYQFEGICEGRIIDVCKGGEGFGYDPIFVPDGAEKTFAEMSVEEKNTFSHRKKAVAQLIAFLKEHAS
- a CDS encoding branched-chain amino acid aminotransferase, producing MTAAPEINVTKVETSRLKSMSLENLPFGRVFTDHMLEADYENGEWKNVEIKPYQPLLFEPSLAAFHYGQAIFEGIKAYRNEAGEAFIFRPYDNFKRFNLSAERMCMPVVPEEIFIEGMRQLIDLDKSWIPAKKDHSLYIRPFMIATDSMLGVRPSETYKFLIILSPTGPYFAAPMKISVEERYTRAAPGGVGFSKNAGNYGGSMMAAKQANKSGYDQVLWTDAFEHKWLQEVGMMNVFFLINGVAVTPSLEEGTILKGVTRDSVATLLQESGIKVEERRISIDELIEAYKAGQLQEVFGTGTAATIAYIKELKYKDHVMQFDLDKWKVAPAIRNLLNDIRDCRIADTHNWMFKI
- a CDS encoding shikimate dehydrogenase, with the protein product MRRFGLLGYPLSHSFSQHYFTGKFSREGIRDAVYENFSLPRIEELHAVLKQHSDLRGFNITIPYKKQVLAFLSGYTPAVQQMGACNCVKITNGSLFGYNTDVVGFKQSLQPFLKPHHRNALILGTGGASAAVEFVLKELHIDYRFVSRTAGDDTMRYDELDASVLSSHHLVINTTPLGMYPKTEEYPAIPYQYLTPDHHLYDLVYNPAETQFLAKGKAMGATIQNGEEMLVLQAEESWRIWNSAD
- the rpsG gene encoding 30S ribosomal protein S7 — its product is MRKAQAKKLPLAPDGRFNDKLVTRFINNLMWQGKKSTAINIFYDAVDKVSKQTGEDGYEIWKKAIANVTPAVEVRSRRIGGATFQIPAEVRPDRKISLSMKWLIRYSRERNGRTMADKLANEIVAASKGEGAAFKKKEDTHRMAEANKAFSHFKV
- the rpsL gene encoding 30S ribosomal protein S12; translated protein: MPTIQQLVRKGREIIRAKSKSRALDACPQRRGVCTRVYTTTPKKPNSALRKVAKVRLTNKVEVIAYIPGEGHNLQEHSIVLIRGGRVKDLPGVRYHIVRGSLDTAGVKDRKKSRSKYGTKKEKAKK
- a CDS encoding T9SS type A sorting domain-containing protein, whose product is MALLLVCSAGMAQLSTSCSFSSIGGGNNGSVGVASPLLVYSKTKCLTVSNGLGVLDIANNGNGHFDASCREIPPVGPGIPEFSLSLSVYPNPTRGMSTLKCKGNFDAGLSCMVRVIAFDGRVMLSQVVPMTAMATGWTFDLSNYTSGTYMVNVELIRQQYNLKLIRL